In Cicer arietinum cultivar CDC Frontier isolate Library 1 chromosome 7, Cicar.CDCFrontier_v2.0, whole genome shotgun sequence, a single window of DNA contains:
- the LOC101501740 gene encoding transcription factor HEC2: MDVEILKSSVGSMDMISMMMQMEKFPNSQFNTEQPFYNTVPLFNQNIALSSSPPPSFNIDPLLIHSNLNFNTIQQQPLEQTSLSFPYSSDNNKNSNNKKNSMATMREMIFRMAVMQPIHIDPESIRPPKRRNVKISKDPQSVAARHRRERISERIRILQRLVPGGTKMDTASMLDEAIHYVKFLKKQVQTLEQVGANRSNMNGGSSLMNNFNVNYSGFMMKGCQPFQMVGSASKQLLS; encoded by the coding sequence ATGGATGTTGAAATACTTAAATCTTCAGTTGGTAGCATGGACATGATATCAATGATGATGCAAATGGAAAAGTTTcctaattcacaattcaacactGAACAACCTTTTTATAACACTGTTCCATTATTTAACCAAAATATTGCATTATCATCATCTCCACCACCATCTTTCAACATTGATCCTCTTCTTATACATTCCAATCTCAATTTCAACACTATCCAACAACAACCACTAGAACAAACTTCATTATCATTTCCTTATTCTtctgataataataaaaatagtaataacaaGAAGAATTCAATGGCTACAATGAGGGAAATGATATTTAGAATGGCGGTTATGCAACCGATTCATATCGATCCGGAATCAATCAGGCCACCGAAGAGAAGGAACGTGAAGATATCGAAGGATCCGCAGAGCGTAGCGGCGAGACATAGAAGAGAAAGGATAAGTGAAAGGATAAGGATATTGCAAAGATTAGTACCTGGTGGAACAAAAATGGACACTGCTTCTATGTTGGATGAAGCTATACATTATGTGAAGTTTTTGAAGAAACAAGTACAAACGTTGGAACAAGTTGGGGCTAATAGATCAAACATGAATGGAGGGAGTAGtttaatgaataattttaatgttaattATTCTGGTTTTATGATGAAGGGTTGTCAACCTTTTCAAATGGTGGGTTCTGCTTCTAAACAATTGCTTAGCTAG